A section of the Paenibacillus yonginensis genome encodes:
- the tatC gene encoding twin-arginine translocase subunit TatC yields MSESSAATMSMTRHLMELRKRLLAVVLVFGLVLVGGFFAAEPIYHYLTTRGSGGVYVRLNAFSFWDGVGIYMKIALTVAFGITLPFTFYQLWAFVSPGLKAEERRATLKYIPFAFLSFVGGAAFGYYAVFPLAIHFTSNLNKELGLVETYGAADYFRFLTNIVVPVSLVFELPLIVLFLTHLRLVNPARLRKMRKTAYFALVVASAAITPPDFISAFIVLIPLLLLYEFSIVLSARVYRKQHQEEPKEEPKE; encoded by the coding sequence ATGAGCGAATCATCAGCTGCAACGATGAGCATGACCCGTCACCTCATGGAACTCCGCAAACGTCTGCTGGCCGTGGTGCTCGTGTTTGGTCTTGTGCTGGTCGGCGGTTTCTTTGCGGCTGAGCCGATCTACCACTATCTTACGACGAGAGGCAGCGGCGGAGTTTACGTACGTCTGAACGCTTTTTCCTTTTGGGACGGGGTCGGCATTTATATGAAAATTGCGCTCACCGTTGCTTTTGGCATTACGCTGCCGTTTACCTTCTATCAGCTGTGGGCGTTTGTCAGCCCCGGCCTGAAGGCGGAGGAGCGGAGGGCAACGCTGAAGTATATTCCGTTCGCTTTTTTAAGTTTTGTTGGCGGAGCTGCTTTTGGTTATTATGCGGTTTTTCCGCTGGCCATTCATTTTACCTCTAACCTGAACAAGGAATTGGGACTGGTGGAAACCTACGGGGCTGCCGATTATTTCCGGTTTCTCACAAACATTGTGGTACCGGTCTCGCTGGTGTTTGAGCTGCCGCTTATCGTGCTGTTTCTGACGCACCTGCGGCTGGTGAATCCGGCCAGGCTCCGCAAGATGCGGAAAACGGCTTATTTTGCCCTTGTTGTCGCTTCCGCCGCCATTACGCCGCCCGATTTCATTTCGGCTTTTATTGTATTGATTCCGCTTCTGCTGCTGTATGAGTTCAGTATCGTATTGTCTGCGCGCGTATACCGGAAGCAGCATCAGGAAGAGCCTAAGGAAGAACCTAAGGAATAA
- the groES gene encoding co-chaperone GroES, which translates to MIRPLGERVLVEAIEQSETTASGIVLPDTSKEKPQEGKIVAVGSGTLKDGVRVPLEVQVGDVVIFSKYAGTEVKYEGKEYLIMKESDIQAIVE; encoded by the coding sequence ATGATCAGACCTTTAGGTGAACGCGTATTGGTGGAAGCTATCGAGCAAAGCGAAACTACGGCATCCGGAATCGTGCTTCCGGACACCTCCAAAGAGAAACCGCAAGAAGGCAAAATTGTTGCCGTAGGCAGCGGTACGCTGAAAGACGGCGTTCGTGTTCCTTTGGAAGTTCAAGTTGGCGATGTGGTGATCTTCTCCAAATATGCCGGCACAGAAGTGAAATACGAAGGCAAAGAATATTTGATTATGAAAGAAAGCGACATTCAAGCTATCGTTGAATAA